The Verrucomicrobiia bacterium genome includes the window CCATGGCTGGACCCCTAGCATGCATGGCGAGCTGCAACGCCGGGACCTGCGGGAAAACGTGGTGGCGTATGTGGAGGTGCACGCTCGCCTTCACACGTATTCACCTAACCTGCAGCGCCTCCTCTTCTTCAGCGGGGATCGTTGCTACTTGCTCCCGGCCGGCCAAGAGCTGGAGGGATTTACAGCCGACGGCTTTATGCCGGTTTCCTGGCAGCAAGGGCTCATGGAAGTAGAGGCAATCGTCCTCCTGCTTCTCAATGGGCTGATGATCCAGCCAAAGTCAGCATACGGGGTCATCCCCAAGCTCATCTCCAGCGAGGTCAGGGACTACGTCCAGGCTTCGTAACAACAAAGGCACCCAACGGGGTGCCTTTTTCATATACCTCTAATCAGGCCTAGCCTGTTGCGCCGGCTACTATCCACATGGCGAAAAGCACAATGTTTACGGCATGTGCCAAGTAGCAGAGGCGGCAGATAACCTTAAGCTTAATGACCAAGGTGTAGATGAGGTAGAAAGAGAGCAGCGTAGAGATGATGGCACCCAAGGCAGCTGGTGCAACAATCCATGGCTTGGCGATAATGGCAGCCAAGACGGTAATGGCGTAGTAGGGAATGCCAAAGGCCCAGTTTGGGATGTTAAAGAAGACGCGCGCATATGGCGTCTTGGAGAGCCGGACACAGCTCCCATCCTTGCAGGTAACTTCTGTTTCTTTGTTGTGCCAGGCGTTGTACGCAAAAATAAGGCTGTCGCCCAGGCCAACAGCGGCTACTCCAGCCATGAGAACGCGGAAAACAATATCGGCAGTTGCAGTCATTTCTACTATGCTACGCTATTTGCCAGCTTCTTAGCAAAAAAAGTGAGGCCCCCGTTTGGGGGCCCCGTGGAGGGCTGCGCGCCGCGACACACGCATTGCCTGGATCCGCCTTGCAGCGGGGTTCTTTTAGGGCGAGGGCCTCTATGTGTTTTCACCGTACCTGGTGGCAGGTGAGTTCTAAAGAACCAGCTAACTGATCAGCCAACATAAGCAGCACGGCTTGATCAGAAGGAATATAACGGTATTATTCTACTCTGTCAAGCAGGGTGAAATGCTAAGGAGTGTCCCAGAGTGTTGACACCCCCCTCTCAGACTGGTATCGTATTTTTTGCACACGTTAGAGAAATGCTCTCGGACCAACCCTCAAATATAGGGCCCGATCATCGGAACTCTTCGCCGCAATTAGCAGCTTTGCATTTGAACTAAGGCCGCTTTTTTTCTTCCCAAAATCAGGAAGACGAAAAGTGGTATTGGTCCAGATGTAAAAATCTGGGGAAATTTGTCCCATGACAATTTGTGTTTGAAGGTAAAGGCAAATCTTGAAATTGCAGAAATGCAATGGAATTGTTTGTGAATGTTTGAGGTTTGTAGATTATTACTTCATCCGGTGAATAACCGGCGAAGTGACGAAAAATGTTTGAAATTACTCGTCATTTTGGAGAAGGGTACACTACGAGCACATGGTGGATGCCTTGACATGTAATGCCGATGAAGGACGTTTGAGCCTACGAAAAGCCTCGGGGAGCTGGCAACAGAGCTATGATCCGGGGATGTCCGAATGGGGTAACCCACTGCATTAAGCAGTACATTACGGTGCAAATCCGTAGTGATGGTAAGCCTGGGAACTGAAACATCTAAGTACCAGGAAGAAAGTAAATCAACGAGACTCCGTTAGTAGTGGCGAGCGAACGCGGACCAGCCCAAACCACATCTTTTGATAGTGGGGTTGTAGGGCCGTATGGGGATATCCCGAGCAGTAAGAAAATTTTGTTATAGACGAATGAGCCTGGAACGGACAGCCAGAGACGGTGAGAGCCCGGTAGTCGAAATAACAGAATCTGCTTGATACGGTACCTGAGTACCATTGGACACGTGAAATCCATTGGGAATCTAGGGGGATCACCCTCTAAGGCTAAGTACATTACATGATCGATAGTGAACAAGTACCGCGAGGGAAAGGTGAAAAGAACCCCTGTTAGGGGAGTGAAATAGTACTGAAACCATGATTGCTTCCTAGAGGTTGGAGCTCCACTTCGGTGGGGTGACAGCGTGCCTTTTGCAAAATGCGCCAACGAGTTTGCTGGTATGGGCAAGGCTAAGGGGTATGACCCGGAGCCGGAGCGAAAGCGAGTCCGAATAGGGCGATGTAGTCCATATCACATAGACCCGAAACTGGGTGAGCTTACCATGGGCAGGGTGAACACTATGTAAAAGTAGTGGGAGGCCCGAACTCGGCAACGTTACAAAGTTGCGGGATGACCTGTGGTAAGGGGAAATATTCCTATCGAACCCAGAGATAGCTGGTTCTCATCGAAATATATTTAGGTATAGCCTGCACTGCTACCGACAGAGGTAGAGATACTGAATGGATCGCCGGGGAGCAATCTCTGGCATCCAACCAAACTCCGAATTCTGTTCGGCTATGAGGTGCAGAGTCAGAACGCGGGGGCTAAGCTCCGCGCTCAAAAGGGAAACAGCCCAGATCGCCGTCTAAGGCCCCAAAATCTATGCTAAGTGGGAAAGGATGTGGAATCTCCAAGACAGTCAGGCAGTTGGCTTAGAAGCAGCCATCTGTTAAAGAGTGCGTAACAGCTCACTGATCTAGTTAAGAGGTTCTGCGCCGAAAATATAACGGGGCTAAGCATAGTGCCGAAGACGCGGGCATACGTTTTATTACGTATGCGGTAGATGAGCGTTCATATCGCAGTGAAGCGAAGGTGGAAACCGACGTGGAGCGTTATGAAGTGAGAATGTTGGCATGAGTAACGAATTTGGCAGGTGAAAAACCTGCCCACCGTAAATCCAAGGTTTCCAGGGCAACGATAATCGTCCCTGGGTTAGTCGGTCCTAAGGCATAGCCGAACGGTGAAGTCGATGGACATCTGGTTAATATTCCAGAACTAGTATAACGTGCCCCTTCTGACGCATTCGCGAGCTTACACAGTGCTATGGATATGTTCTGTGTAGGGGAGTGGGTGACTAGAAAAGGAAGGAAGCTTAGGAAATACTATCCGTACCGCAAACCGACGCAGGTGGATGAGTCGAGTAGACTCAGGTGATTGAGAGAACCCACGTTAAGGAACTCGGCAAAACAGCGTCCGTAACTTCGGGATAAGGACTGGTCGTCGCAAGGCGACCCACAGTAAAAGAATTCAAGCGACTGTTTAGCAAAAACTTAGCTCCCTGCAAACTCGTAAGAGGAAGTATAGGGGGTGATGCCTGCCCAATGCCGGAAGGTCACGAGGAGTGCTGAGATTATCTCAGGGCATGAATCTAAGCCCCGGTGAATGGCGGCGGTAACTATAACCGTCCTATGGTAGCGAAATTCCTTGTCGGGTAAGTTCCGACCCGCACGAATGGCATAACGGTCTTGAATACTGTCTCAACGTGGCCCTCAGTGAAATTCCAATAGCGGTCAAGATGCCGTTTACCGACAGAAAGACGGAAAGACCCCGTGGAGCTTTACTATAGTCTGGCATTGTGTCAGCGCTCTACATGCGTAGAATAAGTGGGAGTCGTCGAATCATCGCTTTCGGGCGGTGTGGAGACATCAGTGAAATACCACTCTTGTATAGTGTTGGCACTCACCTGCAGTAATGATGCGGGAACAGTGCTTGATGGGTAGTTTAACTGGGGCGGTTGCCTCCTAAATTGTAACGGAGGCGTACAAAGGTTGACTTAGCCAGGATGGAAATCTGGCCTCGACGTGTAAGAGCACAAGTCAGCTTGACTGTAAGGGTTACAACCCGAGCAGATACGAAAGTAGGTTCTAGTGAACCGACACTTTAGTGTGAGATTGGTGTCGATCAACGGATAAAAGCTACCCCGGGGATAACAGGCTGATTGCGCCCAAGCGTCCATAGCGACGGCGCAGTTTGGCACCTCGATGTCGGCTCGTCCTATCCTGGGGCTGAAGAAGGTCCCAAGGGTTTGGCTGTTCGCCAATTAAAAGGGTACGCGAGCTGGGTTCAGAACGTCGTGAGACAGTTCGGTCCTCATCTTCTGTCGGCGCGGAAATTTGAGTGGGTCTCCCCTTAGTACGAGAGGACCGGGGGGGACGAACCTCTGGTGTGCCAGTTGTCCTACCAAGGGCAGTGCTGGGTAGCTATGTTCGGTTCGGATAACCGCTGAAAGCATATAAGCGGGAAGCCGGCCACAAGATAAGATTTCTAGTTTGGTTGTAGACTACGACCTTGATAGGCACTACGTGTAAGACTCGCGAGAGTTTGAGCGGAGGTGTACTAATAAACATATACCTTTACTCCGATTGTGACAGGAGTTGTCTTTTGACAATTGCTGTCACATAAATGACGAGTAATTTCTGGCTTTTTTCGTCCTGGTTGCAGGATTTGTCAGACCTTCACAACACAGGGGCCCTTATTACGTAAGTAATTTCGGCCTCATCAAAAAGCACTCTACCTTGGTGGTATGTGCGACGAGGAACCGCCCGTTCCCATTCCGAACACGGAAGCGAAGATCGTCAGCGACGATGGTACTTGGACCGCAAGGTCCCGGAAGAGTAGTTCGCCGCCAAGGTTGAGTGCTTTTTGTATACAAAAATACGCGCCCAGTGCGCGTTTTTTTGGTATCAAAAAAAGCCGGAAACCGTTACTAAGAATGAATTTTAGGCTCTGCTGGCCTATAAGTACTTGCATAATTTCCCAGATAAGATAAAGATGGATGAACCAGAAGAAAGCACCTGTCACAGCGTCGTGTCGGAGAAGTATTTTGGCGATTCTTTGGAGGAATTGAAAATCAGTGACTAGTACCCCAGATATCGAAAAGCGTCGTCCCCTCGTGACCGGGCAGGACCCTTGCGTGTACGCAGAGGTCAAGCAGCATAACGAGGAGTTTTTCCAGCGGACGCCGCAGCTTAAGGCGGTAAGAGAAGTGCTTAGGGACCAGTTCCCGGAGTTCTCCTTTTGCACAAAAGTTTTTCCCCATCAGCAAGACAAGCGTAACTGCTACGAGTTAAGGGAGCGTGTCGCACCCACGTTCGACGAGCCGCAAATCGTCCTCGCGACGGATGGTTCCCAGGTGATCGAAGGTTCCCAAACCGAGATCGGCGACGAGAGCTTCGTGTTCTGTATCGCAGTGTGGAAAACGCTCGTAGGCGTGGAGCTCTTCCTCGTCAAAGACGCGGTGTTTTCCGATGACCCAAATGTCGAGAGAATGATCACTGAACTCACGGCGTTTCGGAACAAGTATCCCTTTGCATATCCTTTCCCGTTCCATCGGGGCAAGCCAGAATTCTGCGATAAGGAGGCTGCTCCTGAGCATGTGGTTGCCGGTGCTTCGCCTGAGGTTGAGCTCGCACTAGCTTAAGCCAACGGACTGTCTGAGTATTTCATGGAGGCCAGGAATTCCTGGCCTTTTTTCTTATTCAAAAAAGGTTTTCAAACCCTATCCACTATGCTATGGTCACCACATGGGTCTTACACGACCTTCTGATTTCTAATTGCATTTCCGGGAGGGCAGTGCATAGAAGGAAGACGTGGTAAGACACCATGGCACGCGGGTCAGGAGGACCCACTTTGACATGAAAGCAGCACGCTACGCTATGTTCAGCGGCATATTAGCCGCTATCGCCAACGCAGAGAGCCTCAGTTCCACCGCAACGGAAACGATTCGCTCTGCCATCCGCAAAACCAAAGGCCTGGTTGGTCGCAAGAACGTGAACGATATTCCAATCGTCTCACTGAGAAGCGTCCGAGCCAAACTGGATTCGTTGGATACGTACGAGCCTACGCAGGGCGCCTACCCGGAGGTTAAGACAGAGTTCTTAATCGTCGACTGGGGCCAGCGAAAGCCAAGCGTTTCCGGACGCGGACAAGGGGTTGAGACCTATTCCTACGCCTTGCGACAGGCTCAGGAGTTCATGATCCTTCTCGGAGTCACCGTCGACCCCGAAACCCCGCAGTCGTTTATTACCGACTGTAGAATCCTCGCAGTCATCGTGGCCGATGAGAGAAACCTCGACAGCGTGGTTGAGGCATTCGCGGATGTTCACATCCCGCACCAGTATTGCACCATACTGGAAGGAAAGATAAAGACTCCTGTACAGGAGTACGGCACTGCAATCACCTACACAAGAGGTGAGGATGTTCCGGAAGTCTCGCTGTTTGCGCGCGCTGCGCGTATCCAGCCGTCTGGCGCTACCGCACGAGCGTAACCAGACAAATAAAGGAGCCAGACAACGTTGTCTGGCTCTATTTTTTTCTTTAAGAAAGAGATGCCTAAAGTGTTGTTGCCTTGCGTACGGCGGGGATGATCTCTCCCCAGGTTTTGGCAGCGGTACGGAAAGCAAGCTTGCCTTGGTCCGTAATGCGGTACACCTTGCGGGTGCGTGAGTTGGCGCTTACCTTAGTGCTATGAATGAGGCCGCGGCGCTCCAAATCGTTGAGGGCGGGGTAGAGGGTGCTCTCCGTTGGAGTACAGAAACCCCAGGAAAGTTCTTCAATTTCCCGTGAGAGGACATACCCGTAGGAGTCTTTGTCCCAGAGTGCCCGAAGAATAAAAAAGCGGATTGCGCTTTGGTTGATCAGTGACCGCCAGTATAAAGGACTTGTCGGGTTTGATGGAGCACTCATGGGTCGAGGTGTTTTAGCTATTTCCATGCTACCATATGCATCGCCGTGTACCAAGCTACTGGTTTTTGGCATACTGAGCATCTGAGAGCCACAAAGTACTACCTATGACCGGAAAGAGAATCGTGGTGATTGGAGGGGGGACGGGCACCTTTGCCGTTCTCCAAGCCTTACGTGACGGTGCAAGTGAGGTTACCGCCATTGTCTCAACGGCCGATGACGGGGGATCCACAGGC containing:
- a CDS encoding vitamin K epoxide reductase family protein is translated as MTATADIVFRVLMAGVAAVGLGDSLIFAYNAWHNKETEVTCKDGSCVRLSKTPYARVFFNIPNWAFGIPYYAITVLAAIIAKPWIVAPAALGAIISTLLSFYLIYTLVIKLKVICRLCYLAHAVNIVLFAMWIVAGATG
- a CDS encoding PadR family transcriptional regulator, producing MSAPSNPTSPLYWRSLINQSAIRFFILRALWDKDSYGYVLSREIEELSWGFCTPTESTLYPALNDLERRGLIHSTKVSANSRTRKVYRITDQGKLAFRTAAKTWGEIIPAVRKATTL